The nucleotide window AAAAAAGGAGCAAGTATAGGTTATTTTCAGAATTTCCACCTCTGCTACTGCAACTATGTGCTACCACTAGTTCAATTTACAATCTCTGCCCCATAAATTGACCATAATAATCATCAGGGGCAAAAACAAGTTTCGCGGACCTCGTCCTGTGTCAATCATTCAGCAACTTCTAGTTGCTTCTCTGTAGCAAATATATCATAGAATGAACAAAAGCTATCAATAAAGTTTAATCATGTATGCTTGTTTTCCTCGTTAGCTGTACATTGTGAAGAAATCTTTTTGCAGAAATCACGTTCACTCACTAATGATATATCTTCAGGAGATAACATTGTACATTTACTCAAGTAATGTTGACTGCCCCGCACCCTGCATTCAAGCATCAGGTAATTGATCAAATACTCAACGATACCTGGTTAACATTTTCTAATGAATCACAATGCTGGAAAAAAAGAAGATTGAATTTGCTTCGCAAACATGTACCTTCCTCGTCTCTTAACACCTTGTGAAACTCGGAAATCTTCTGATCTTGAAATTTGGCGCATTGAAGATAGATATTCATTGAAAGCAACACCTTTCAGTACCAAGGATATTCTTGCAGGAACAATAGACTGGATGATGTTGAACAGAGATGTATTGTTTTCACTGCATAGAAGGCTACCATAGTAAGAATTGACATCACAACATGCCCAAATATAATTAACAGAACAGAAAAAGGTAAAACTTGCTGAATTTGCACCAACTATAGATGAAAGGCAAGACCATATACCTCTTATGCACATCATAAACTGGGTTGTCCAACTCTGATTCCTTTCCAGTATAGATATCAGTGCTTTTTGTGAGATCTGCTCTGGATAATTTCCCCAATGTCATAATATTAGTTGTGGAAGCCAACATCTCAGAAGTTAAATCAACCTTGTTCTCAAAACCTAACTTTGATCCTTCATCTGCTATACGATTAACATAAAAGCAAAACCCAGAAACAGCAACAGTGGACATCATTATTTCCTCATCATACCAACTAGCTGTGGCTTCCCCAGACAAGGACATTGCAGGTTCCATAACATCCTGCACATTCGTATATCTAACTGAGTGCCTATACactacaattaaaaaataagggAAGCGGGAGGGGGGAATTCAGGGGAAATAACAACTTTTATTTAAGCGCAAGGCACTTACACATTGTCCACGGTGATCAAAAAACAAATCAGCTTCTGAAATTAGATTGCTTAGCTCGCTAACCAGTTTAACCACTTCAAATGTGCCTAGCTGCTCCGACGTGGCATGCCGTCCTAAATCTGTTTGACACTCACGGAGATTTCTCCACCATTTTTGTACTGTATCTGTCTCTATCATCGGAGTGGACTCAACAAACTTTGACTTAAGCTGGAAATCCACACGACTACACTCGTCCATCACATGGACAATTGCAGTTTTGGGATTTTCATTGTACAAATCTTGCACAGCCTCTTTTGAAGGGGATTCTGGAAATCCATTATTAACCAACAAacatggattttctggaaattttACTAACCGCCTACGAACACCCAATGGTTTCAACTCATTATTCACTGAAATTTCTGGAGGAACAGCAGGATGCCCAGAAGACACTGCCCCAGACATTGTCTCTATTTCATTCTCTATTGCAGTTTCAGGAACATAGGTTGACTCTGGCACACAGGATATATCCAATGATTCACATGTGTTAGCTGTTTctgaaaatctaaaaaattccTCCTCTTGATCCTCCAATTCGGAACAAACCAATTTGCGAAATGACGTGCCAGAGTGATGTTCATTCAATTGAAACTTAGAGGGAGATTCATTATTATCATTGAGGGATTGGCTCTTGTCAGCTTCATCATGAGTGCATTGCAGATGTACATTATTTGGATCCTCATCCTCAGAATCAGAGGACATCACTATAAGTTTCCGTCGACCATCATTTTGTGTTGGCAAAGCTTGTGGGGATCCAAAAGAATCAGAAAACTCAGAAATATTATATTGAATTTCAAGCTCAGTATAGTCAGCTGTAGTCTCATTCCGCTTTATCATCTCCAACTTCTTGGCCTCTCTATAATCAGTATCCATATCATGCGCATCTAAATCATTTTGCATACCTTGCAACCTAGAGTTTTCTTCTGTTATAGATATTGAGTTTGCAagttctttttcaactaattcagATAATTCTGAGGGGAAATCCCAGGGAATTAGTTTTGGTAAGATTTGATGGCCAAGCTCAAGATCAAATGGAAGTGAGCCATAACCTATTTGTGCTTTTCCATCTGTACAGGAAAGAGGAAGATCATAAGTTCTAGCATAGCAATACAGTGATAATAAGATAAATGGAATTATGAATAACTAACATTGATCCCCCTAAGCATGTACGTTAAAACATGGCAAATATATGTAAAAAGGTTGCCAGAGTAAATTCCTGAAGACTTATTAGGAAAGAACAATTCAAACCAGAATCACTAGTCTACTTTGTTCCTTAACCCTATAGTTAAATCATGCAGgaataaaagagagagagggagtaGATGTTGACACCGATCCAAAAAGGTCACTCTTACAGCAATCACAAGAAGGGAAACTCTTGCAAACAAAAAGAATCTATCTTGAGGTAAAAATAAATGTTTCAATTATCTTGAGGTCACGCACAATAACTTAACCAATCTTAGCCTTGGATGTGGCCACTCTTAACTTCTAAAAGCTTATGAAATAGTCATTAAGTGTATATAGCAGCATATTCCCTCAGCTATGTAGTATGTACAAGCTAAAACTTCCAACCAGCAGGTCTTCACTGTAGAACAACCATATAAAAATTGACCAAAATTTTAATGATTATGGTCTTATAAAATGAAAATAGCCATTACATATCACCAACAAAGTCAATAAACATGAGAAACCCACCTTTTCCAAATTGCATACTCTGAAACCAGAACTGGAGGTTCATAATGGTTTTCCTGATATCTCCATTACAAGACTGTATAAACTTCTCCAGTAAAAGAGGATGGATGTTGACTCCTTCAGAGACACAAACCTGCATGTCATTCAATGTATATCATTATAATTTAGGGTTTCAATTTTTCCCCTCCTTCTGTGGGAGAGGAGAGAAACTATTAAGCTTAAGCACATACCTTGTACAAATGGCAAAACAACTCCTTAGGAGATggcaaagagaaagaaagattGAGCCTATCAAAATTATCTGGCAGGCGGGGATCATCACCTATTTTACAAAAATGTCTTTATAAACATCAAAAGATTGATAAAAGATATGTGAAGAATAAGAGAGGTATATCTAGTCAGCTTACTATTGCTGATCAATATTATTGGCCCCCTTGCTGTCTCAGCAATCTGTTGTATGGCAGCAATGCATCCGCGATCTTCAGGAAAAAGGA belongs to Arachis duranensis cultivar V14167 chromosome 8, aradu.V14167.gnm2.J7QH, whole genome shotgun sequence and includes:
- the LOC107460789 gene encoding uncharacterized protein LOC107460789; translated protein: MEDLVTEASPGKAATPPPPRRSVRRRLVQSTLFPHKPPEHNAKDNDDKGNENDDEYFPSSKKKKRKPNPKPKPKLTPPEKPSKNSTPKKNASANGNKRSTSKQVFTDSDEVATHVPDLRLEAKISAEENARLFAGRQIHPFFSSWKALKKSQEQAEIGNKFCAHKKDNEAITCGPIHVFENVQEDTLCLDWRNWTFLGKDTYVNYAPESYDDKTLSALDTSGVSISHNALTLSDRLSIQPENVQATSLSENLAVPANEQTIFPQMLKDAEVDLKVDESVTFSGQARIFRKSYADPLSRFLQESMKSYYHNCKDKADNSLWTYKYKPTKATEVCGNDESVNILRDWLQQWHERRYQGRKNSSNRDKWDMQDGDDDDGDYNCSLSDYDSEDLTEEDSLHNVLLITGPIGSGKSAAVYACAQEKGFEIFELNASHCRNGPAVKQYFGDTLGSLGFKRLPEDIESSQKKTMKLSPAMALPKDKTADEMDDGMVEPITISDDEACGPAGTSQKLPCKNSVLTCHKVQTLILVEEVDILFPEDRGCIAAIQQIAETARGPIILISNSDDPRLPDNFDRLNLSFSLPSPKELFCHLYKVCVSEGVNIHPLLLEKFIQSCNGDIRKTIMNLQFWFQSMQFGKDGKAQIGYGSLPFDLELGHQILPKLIPWDFPSELSELVEKELANSISITEENSRLQGMQNDLDAHDMDTDYREAKKLEMIKRNETTADYTELEIQYNISEFSDSFGSPQALPTQNDGRRKLIVMSSDSEDEDPNNVHLQCTHDEADKSQSLNDNNESPSKFQLNEHHSGTSFRKLVCSELEDQEEEFFRFSETANTCESLDISCVPESTYVPETAIENEIETMSGAVSSGHPAVPPEISVNNELKPLGVRRRLVKFPENPCLLVNNGFPESPSKEAVQDLYNENPKTAIVHVMDECSRVDFQLKSKFVESTPMIETDTVQKWWRNLRECQTDLGRHATSEQLGTFEVVKLVSELSNLISEADLFFDHRGQCDVMEPAMSLSGEATASWYDEEIMMSTVAVSGFCFYVNRIADEGSKLGFENKVDLTSEMLASTTNIMTLGKLSRADLTKSTDIYTGKESELDNPVYDVHKSENNTSLFNIIQSIVPARISLVLKGVAFNEYLSSMRQISRSEDFRVSQGVKRRGRVRGSQHYLSKCTMLSPEDISLVSERDFCKKISSQCTANEENKHT